The window CCTGGGGCTGTATGCACAAAATATGGTTGAAGAATTCATAGTAGTAACACAAAAATTGCTATTTCCCAGTTCTGTGACCAGTGCATGTGAGACCATTTGAAACTAGGTTAAAAAGCTCTGTCTAGGCAAGTTCTTCAGGGTAGCTATTCtggcctccttttcttcttcttcttcttcttcttcttcttcttcttcttcttcttcttcttcttcttcttcttcttcttcttcttcttcctcctcctcctcctcctcctcctcctcctcctcctcctcctcctcttcctcctcctcctcctctcggagctgaggaccaaacccagggccttgcgcttgctaggcaagcgctctaccactgagctaaatccccaacccccagcctccTTTTCTATAACTGTGATAAAACGCCAACCAAAACCAGCAagtggaggaaaaggtttatttggcatTAACTTCTGGATTACAGTCCGTCCCTGAGGAAAGTTAAGCaagaaccaggaggcaggaaccACAGGGGAACACTGACTTGTTTCCTTCTGTCCACGGTCAGTCAGACAgcttgcttgttctctctctctctctctctctctctctctctctctctctctcttgtactttgtttgtgtgtgggtgtttggcTGGCATGCGTATgtctcagatctcctggagctagacTTGCAGAGAGCTGTGAGCTACCTTGTGGCTGTGGGAAATGAACTcaagtcctttggaagaacagtctatgcttttaaccactgagctggtTCTGCCATCCCCAGCTTTCTAATAGAACCTAGCTGACCGGCCCAGCATAATACCTCCTAAAGTGGTGTAGACTCTCCCACACAAATCGTCAGTGACACATAGGATAATATGATACAGGCTTTTCCTCACGTGAGCTTCCCTGTTCCAAAGTTTCTAGTTTGGGTCAAgtaaacaaaaactaacacagttAGTTATTCTTAGAATAAGAGGCAAGTACAGCTTATATAGTTTCCAGTTTCTATAATAATAACGATGTGCAATTATCCTTGTTGTAAAGGTTCAAGgtcttgaaggaaaaaaattaaccatTGATTGGAAACAATAGCTGATGAAACAGTTGGGAAATGTGTAAAGTCCGGGATTAGTAGGAAAAAGTGTTTGCCTAGAGGGCCAGAAGACGAGCTCAATGCAAAAAGGAATGCCTATGACGTCATTTGCCTATTTTTACACCAGTACGGAATGCAGGTAAAGGGTCACACAGCCCATGAGGCATTAAATTCACTGGACATGGGACTTACGTGTAGGCTAAGCACGCGCAGACAGCACACAAAACAGCATGATGCACATTTTTGAAAGAACAGTCCTAAGATTAGTAACAAGTGTCTATTACTCCACGACGCGATGAAACTCAATTGCAATCACATTCTTGACTCTGCAACCTTACGAATTTGGCGACTGAAGGTCTCATTGGTGAGCTGGCTTTTAATAGCGAGCCCTAGTCCAGCCCACTCTTCCTGGGGCAAAGAGCACCTGAAACACAGTCCAAGCAAGGGGCTTCCGGATATAACGGAGTCTTTACGCACAGACGCCTTAGTCAAAGCGTCACTACTTTTGCTTTTGTTGCTTGCTTAGCACTCTGATCCAGCACAGTAAGCCCACACAGCTCAGCCTACGGCTCAGTCTAAGGACTGCAAATAGGCAGCTGGCCACTAGAGGATCTCTAACTTTTCCTACGAAACTGAGGGCTGAAGTCAAAGATACAAAATGGTGGCCTCGTCTTTCGCTGTCCTGAGAGCAAGCAGGTTGTGCCAATGGGGTTGGAAGAGCTGGACGCAGCTGTCAGGTCCTCCGCCGCTCAGCACCGGTGGCCGGACCACTTTTGCGCGGACAAATGCTACGCTGAGCCTGGAGCCCGGGAGCCGCAGCTGCTGGGACGAGCCGTTGAGCATCACCGTGCGCGGCCTGGCCCCCGAGCAGCCCGTCACGCTGCGCGCGGCCCTGCGTGACGAGAAGGGCGCGCTCTTCCGAGCCCACGCGCGCTACCGCGCCGACGCCGGTGGTGAGCTGGACCTGGCGCGCGCTCCCGCGCTGGGCGGCAGCTTCACGGGGCTCGAGCCCATGGGGCTGATCTGGGCCATGGAGCCCGAACGGCCTCTCTGGCGCCTGGTCAAGCGCGACGTGCAGAAGCCTTATGTGGTGGAGCTGGAGGTGCTGGACGGACACGAGCCCGACGGCGGTCAGCGGCTGGCACAGGCAGTGCACGAGCGTCACTTCATGGCTCCAGGGGTGCGGCGCGTGCCCGTGCGCGACGGCCGGGTGCGCGCCACGCTCTTCCTGCCCCCAGGTGAGCAGCCCTTCCCTTTCCCGTGTTCAAAGTTCccctgtgattttaagagaagaaaaGGGTAGCTCAATGATCTAGGACTCAGTGGGAAAGAGACAGGACTGGACTGGAAGGGGCCTGCTATGGTGATGCTGTTTCCCTGAAGCTGGTCCTTCAATTCCACTGCTAAGTTAAAGGGCATCATAAGAAAAGGGGAGAGACTCCTCATAATAAAGTCCTCGGTGTTATATACACTGCCCCTAATTTTCTTTTAGAATgccttctattttgttttgttttttgttttttttcttgtggcaGTGTAGGAATTCGAACTAGGCAAGCACGCTACTAATAAGTttccaatatttaaaaattttcctGCCCAGGTTCTAGCAAATCAGGCGTGAGAATCAACAGGACTCTATAACAGTGcaaggttaaaaacaaaaaaacaaaaaacaaaaacaaaaacaaaaaacgatcAACTCCCAGGAAAGGCCATTAGTATCCTGACTTTGAGACAAGCTTCACTCGCTTGGGCTGGAGGGTGTGGCTCGGTTGGTTGAGTGCTTCCTTGGGTTTCATCCCAGCACAGGATAAACCAGGCAAGATGGCACAGcactgcaatcccagcacccacaggtcgAGGGAGGAGAACCAGAAGCTCTTGGCCATTTCTGGCTATGTAGTAATACCGGGTGATACCAGGATATTTGGTGgtctgcctcaaaacaacaacaaaaaaatggcaAAGTAGACTAAAtcaacaaaatattaaaatgacaCTTATAAGTGGTTAAAGAGAGGTGCGCACAACCCATGGCGGTGATGAAGAAGGAACGTGCCCGGGTCCCTTCCGCCTTAGTCCCCATCTGCTCCTGAACAGGTGCCAGCCCAGTGTTTGCTGTGTTCTTGTTTAAACCGGTCATGTGGAAGACaagcctcttttttctttttttttcctaagatttatttattttatgtatatgagtttatggatgctctcttcagaaacaccagaagagggcatcagatccataacagatggttgtgagccaccatggggttgctgggaattgaacttaggacctctggaagagcagtcagtgctcttaacagttgaactctctccagcccagacaaGACTCTTTATACAAATGGAAAATATTGTTTAGGGCACAAATTCATGCAGAAAGAACGTGTAGCCCTTTCTAGCATATATCTACTCACTTAGCAGAATGCATGTGAGATTCCTGGGGTCTTCTAGCCAGGAAgcctctgtttttatttatttgccagTTGAAGGACTTTGGTTCCTTTGCACTCTGTGGATATTATGTGTGAAGTTGTTGCAAATGCTTGCACAGAAGTCtgtgtgtgggggctggggagatggctcagtggttaagagcattgatcgttcttccagaggtcctgagttcaaatcccagcaaccacatggtggctcacaaccatctgtagtgagatctgatgccctcttctggtgtgtctgaagacagccacagtgtagttatatataataaataaataaataaatcttttaaaaaaaaagaagtttgtgtgtgaacaaaaattttcatttcttttgtgtaAGTAGGTGTGGGGTTATTGGGTCGTATGGTAAGAGTAGGTTTAATTTCTGGGAGCAAGCGTCCACTGCATTTTACCCCCCACTGCATTCTACAAACCACATGGTTTTGCATTACATCAGCATCGTGTGCTGATTGCGGTTGCCACACAGCTTTGGTGGCAGTTGGCACTATCAATTTCAGTTCAGAGAGGAGAgtagtgtatgagtgtgtgtgtgtgtgtgtgtgtgtgtgtgtgtgtgtgtgtgtgtgtgtgtgtgtgttcccatgtgtTTGGAATCATATCTGGCATGCCAGACATGCTAAACAGCACTCTACCCCAGCCCTTAGTGTGTTTTTAATGATAAAAGTAGCATATTCTCTCTGTAAAAGTCCATGGAGCTTTGAGATTTGGATATAGAGGGGAATGCGGGTAGAGAGGAAACTGTGGACTCAGCACAGGCCACTCTGGATGCGTGCGGACAGGAGGACTTTTAGTATCTTTATGATCAGTTTGAAACATGTTTATCCTGAATTAAGCATCCTGAATgcttagtttggtttggtttggtttctcccCAGAACCTGGGCCCTTTCCTGGAATCATAGACCTTTTTGGAGTTGGAGGCGGCCTTCTGGAGTACCGGGCGAGTCTGCTGGCTGGGAAGGGTTTTGCCGTCATGGCTCTGGCTTATTACAACTACGACGACCTCCCCAAGACCATGGAAACCATGCGCATTGAGTACTTTGAAGAAGCCGTGAACTACCTGCGTGGCCACCCTGAGGTTAGATCCCCTCAAGTTTCATTGGCCCCCCATCAGAGCTCCTCATCATATGCCTGCCTTGGCGGACCGGGCCAGTGTGGCAGCCCCTCCCTGTCTGGGAGACAGTCTTTATGAACTGCCTTGTGTGGTTACTGGTTAGACATTTCTCTGTAATGCTGCACGAGTGCCTGGATCTCATGCTAGTTAGCATTCGGGACTCTGAGTTCTAGAATGTTGTAGTGTTTCATAAAGAACCACCAGCATGTGTGAGAACCAAGGTTTGACACGagaaataaagggaaagaaaaagttaGGGCCATCGCCAGCCAGTACTCATTCAAATGATAtgctcagcagctctctgccgtCTGTGTCCCCGTGTCCCCGTGTCCCTATGGGAAGCACAGGGTGAAGTGGGAAAGAGGGACTTGAGAGTCAACAGCAGGAGACCAGGCTGCTCTGAGCTTTCTAGGTTCAGCATGGCACAGGCTGGGCAGGCAACccttgtttattttataattttataatcagGAGTTGACGTGGCTGGAAGCATTAGAGAAGTGGAGCCCATGCAGGATACATCTAGAGAGAAGTCCAAGAATAGATTTcgtaaattttcaaaaaaaaatattaacattgtGCATTTGCATGCACACATCAGAACGTCTGCATTCACAAGTATGGGTCTGAGGACAACGttatggagtcagttctctccttccacttttatgTATATTCCAAGAATCACACTGAAGTcgtcatgcttgtgcagcaaatgctttacccactgagtgaCCCCAATAACCTTCATTTCACAGTTCCATGGCTTTGggacttctgtttcttcttttaagaaaCATGGTGATTACCACATTACTTAATTGTTCAGTGATGAGTAAAGTTTGAAGGTTTGCAGGGTGTTGTTGTAGAAGCCACAGAAGAAAAGACCCTTGTGAAAGGACAGCCAAAAGGCCTTTTGCTTATAGCCCAGAGGACACTGGGACTCGGAACAGCAACAGCCCTTGTGGCCAAAGCCAGTCCAAACCACCCGGACGGCGCCGAGCAGGGAATGGATGAAAGCGAATTACAACAAACATCTTCCCACAGGTTTTGTAGGGACCCAGGGCAGAGAACAAAGTCTTAGCTCGCACAACTGACCCAGAGCTGTGAGAAAATAGAAGAGCCCAGAGCAGGGAGGACCCGAGGAGGACCAGCAGAGAGAAGTTTACAGGAGAGGAGGCTGGAAGTAGGTGTGGGACGCCATCCCTGGAGAAAATTAGACACAACCAGAGGGTGGCTGCTGAGATCATGGGGGAATCTGAGAGCTTGAGCGGCTGTGGGAAAAGGTGGACTGGGGAGGGAGAAGATGAGGCACTCCTGCTGGAGCTTCTGTTTTCTCACTGCAGTATGGAGGGCTGAGGGGGAGGGGCACGCATGGGGGGACCCAAGAGGCTGAGGAGGTAggagaggatgtgtgtgtgtggtccttTGGAGAAGTGGAAAACAAAACACGAGTGATGTGTGGCAGGATGGAAGGGCCACAGCGTGTTCCTGTCCAATGGGAGATCGGGCTGTGGGAAGGCTTGTATTTCTCTTAGCGCCTGCGTAGACCTGGAGAGAGTGAACAGAACTAGGCCTTTTCTGGGCAGATATGACCAAGGGTGGGGGGCGAGGAAGGAATGGAGACTGCGTTTTGAGGGAGTATTTCGCGGATAAAGCACAGACTCTGAAGTGGAGGGGCTGATAGGTGAGCATGGGCGATCTCCAGCGAAGAGACTGCGAAGTCGAAGTCCTCCGTGAGGTAGAAAGGAGTGTTTTTAGAAGAGCTAAGCGGGAGGGACTAAAGATGTTGGCCAGAGGGTGCAATGCATGCAAGCGAGATTTGGAGCCTAAAAGAGTACATGCTACTGATGAGAAGCATGGTTTAGATTAGTGGGAATGGCTGGTTGCCATGGGctagaaaaaaagaatcagaggagttttaaaagtctgtgtggtatgggttggggatttagctcagtggtagagcacttgcctagcaagcgcaaggccctgggttccgtccccagctccggaaaaaaaaaaaaaaaaaagagacacagaaaaaagTCTGTGTGGTAGACTGTTGTCATGGTTGTTGCAGTCACCAAGAATGATGATAGAGAAATTGTGGAAAGAAAGATATGGCTTAGGTATAAATAAATGTCCTGAGTTGTAATGTAGATACTCAGATCTATGCCTCCTCCTCCCCGCTTTCTGATTATCATACTGTTCCTGGACTAAACCTCCatttttcatttgcttcattctcAGGTAAAAGGACCAGGAATTGGGCTGCTTGGGATTTCCAAAGGGGGTGAACTTGGCCTTGCTATGGCCTCCTTCCTGAAGGGCATCACGGCTGCTGTTGTCATCAATGGCTCCGTGGCTGCTGTTGGGAACACCGTATGCTACAAGGATGAGACTATACCCCCTGTGTCCCTTCTGAGAGACAAAGTCAAAATGACCAAAGATGGTCTCTTGGATGTCGTGGAAGCTCTGCAAAGCCCTTTGGTAGACAAGAAGAGCTTCATCCCTGTGGAAAGGTCTGACACGACCTTCCTGTTCCTCGTTGGTCAGGATGACCACAACTGGAAGAGCGAGTTCTATGCCAGAGAGGCCTCCAAACGCTTGCAGGCCCACGGGAAAGAGAAGCCCCAGATCATCTGCTACCCAGAAGCAGGGCACTATATCGAGCCTCCTTACTTCCCACTGTGCAGCGCTGGCATGCACCTCCTGGTGGGTGCTAACATCACCTTTGGAGGGGAGCCTAAGCCTCACTCTGTGGCCCAGTTGGATGCATGGCAGCAACTCCAGACTTTCTTCCACAAACAGTTGAGTGGTAAGAGTTAGGAGGTGCCCCCTAAAATATAACCTGTTATGTGGTGGTTTGGGGAAAAACCCAAATATCAGAATGCCACTTCAGTTTAGTTCATTTGAACACAtactaatttttttaagtttctttcttccttcctttctttctttctgttttttttttttttgttgttgttgttgtttgtttgtttgtttgagacagggtttgtctgtttacccctggctggcctggaacttgctttgtagaccagaggCTAGGCCTGAATTCTGAGGTTggccggcctctgcctcccaagtgctggcagtAAAGCCACACCCagcttaagttttttttttttttttttcttttctttttttttcggagctggggaccgaacccagggccttgcgcttgctaggcaaacgctctaccactgagctaaatccccaacccccccttttttttcttaatataatgAATTAAGTGCCTGTGAGAGACTGAGGATATAGCTTAGTGGCAATGCATTTGACTTTCTTCTATAGTGCCCTGAATTCATTCTCCAGTGCTATAAgacaacaaagaaattaaaacttccTTATAAAACTGTGCCTATTgacctggtgagatggctcagtgatagtGGTGCTTTCTGCCCAGCCTGACAGCTTGAGATTGTCTTTCCCCCAGGATctacatggtaggagagaaccaactctgacAAGTTGTCCtccaacacacgcacacacctgcacatgcacacacaaataacatgtaatttaaaaatagtgCCTATCCAAAAATAGAGTTCTTTTGTATCATGAATTAAAGGGGAACCTTAAGTATAAACATTCTTattaagacaaaaaataaaaattggatCATTATAGACAAAACTATGGTGTCCTTCAATTTTTGGGAATTGTTCCCACTCTCATCTTCCTTGCAGAAATGGCTTTCGGGTGACATAGTCAACAAGGACATCAACTTTACAAAGCAAACCAACGTTGGGAAAAGAACCTCTTGGTGCGATGAGCTCTGTCATGGCGACATTAGAAGAAAACGAGCATTTAGTCCAGGAGGCAACAGAGCAGCTGTGGAAGGGAACAGATTCTAGGTACCCCATGTTGTGTCAACCTTCAGACCTTTCTGTGAGACCAGGAACTGGATGTGTGTGAGCAAACGCTCTCATCCCCACATAGTTAGGCCACAGCATCTCCCAGTCAGCTGGTGCTCTTATGAGCACAGGAGGAACGGATGTCTTTACCCATTGCGAGATTCATGACTGAGCCTCCATAACACAAGGCAGGCAGTAAAGAGAAAGCCATAGAACCCTATTcaggtttattatttttaatcacatatgaatccatgtgtgtctgtgtggatgccCAGAGGCTTGATGGTTTCAgttcccctggagctagagttacaggtagttgtgagtcacccaacatgggtgctgggaagcaaactctGGTTCTTTGTGGGAGCAGTATATACTCTTAAGGGCTGGGCtttctctgcagcctcagtaCCATGTTTAATAAAAACGTTGCATgagggctggagccatggctcagtggttaagagcactgactgctcttccagtggtcccgagttcaaatccagcaaccacatggtggctcacaaccatctgtaatgggatctggtgtgtctgaagacagctacagtgtactcatatacataaaataaataaattttaaaaaaaaaggctcccTTCTTCAAAACAAACAGTTTCATGAGATGATTCAGTGGGAAATGTGATTCAGCAGGAAATGGTactggccaccaagcctgacaacctgagttcaatccctgggcccAACATGgtcaaaggagagaactgattcctgtaactcctcctctgacctccacatgagcacCATAGCACACACCTGTGCCCCAGTATAcaaattaatcatttttttttcggggctggggatcaaacccaggaccttgcgcttcctaggcaagcgctctaccactgagccaaatccccaacccctcaaattaatcattttttaaaaagttaaagtgttggggctggagagatggctcagcggttaagagcactgactgctcttccagaggtcctgagttcaaatcccagcaaccacatggtggctcacaaccatctgatttGGAATCTGATGGCCTTTCCTGCTGTCTGAAAacaacaatgtactcacatacataagataaataagtctttaaaaaaaagttaaagtgtTGCATGGCATGAGAACCTTCAGACATTAAGACCCAGGTCTGGAGGGTGGTGCCGTCCAGAGCACACTAAGCATGAGCCAGAGATGAGGGCAGACCGTAAGTCGACAGGCGCTCTGCTTCGGGGTCCTGTCCTTACTTCCTGCTCAGTGCTGCTCTGTGGCCTGGTAGGGtcagccaaataaatcctttcctccctacgTGCTTTTTGGTCACAGCATTTTTCACAGTGACAAAACTAGAATAGTAGTTGGCAGAGTCTGGGAAGGTTAGTAGGGGAAGGACGGTAGGGTGGGCTGGTTATGAAGACAGGAAGTGTAGATTCTTGGCTTCTGTAGCACAGTATCTATTGCATAGATGGATTTGTGTTGCTGTTGCCACAGATAatagttttgttattttatgtgttttgcttgcatgcatgtttgtgcaccAACTGCATATCTGGGTACATGCATGGAAAGGgcagaaagggcatcagatgccctggaacttggCTTACAGATGATTGTAAACTGCTGTGTGTTTGCCAGGAATTGACCTCTGATCCCCTCAGAgagtagccactgtttttaaccactaagtcatctctaaAGCCCTTAGGGTGGAGATCAAACCCAGTATGAGCAAAGCATAGAATCTACCATTATacccttgtggtggtttgaataagaatggccccataggctcatagatttgaatgcttagtcatcagggagtggcactgcttgagaaggattaggaggtgtggtctttttgaagtaggtgtggccttattagaggaattatgtcactgggggtgggctttgaggtttcaaaagcccaagccggAGCCAgtgtctcctctcttcttcctgctgcctgcagatgcaggtgtagaactctcagctccttctccagtaccatgtctgcctgcgtgccacaATGTCCCATGTCATCATgacaatggactaagcctctggaACGATAAGTATGCTCCAATTAAACGCGTTCTTTTTTAAGAATTGCTGTGTGCTGTCTTTgtacagcaacagaacactgactaataCAATCCCCACACCCTATTGTGTATTTCAAAACAGTTACAGGAaggattttgaatattttctctttttttttgaatGGTTCTACATTTTATTACTGGGCAAACCACACCCCTAATTTAAACATGACCAAGTCCCCAGGTTAAAAATGTTGAGCTCC is drawn from Rattus norvegicus strain BN/NHsdMcwi chromosome 6, GRCr8, whole genome shotgun sequence and contains these coding sequences:
- the Acot2 gene encoding acyl-coenzyme A thioesterase 2, mitochondrial, encoding MVASSFAVLRASRLCQWGWKSWTQLSGPPPLSTGGRTTFARTNATLSLEPGSRSCWDEPLSITVRGLAPEQPVTLRAALRDEKGALFRAHARYRADAGGELDLARAPALGGSFTGLEPMGLIWAMEPERPLWRLVKRDVQKPYVVELEVLDGHEPDGGQRLAQAVHERHFMAPGVRRVPVRDGRVRATLFLPPEPGPFPGIIDLFGVGGGLLEYRASLLAGKGFAVMALAYYNYDDLPKTMETMRIEYFEEAVNYLRGHPEVKGPGIGLLGISKGGELGLAMASFLKGITAAVVINGSVAAVGNTVCYKDETIPPVSLLRDKVKMTKDGLLDVVEALQSPLVDKKSFIPVERSDTTFLFLVGQDDHNWKSEFYAREASKRLQAHGKEKPQIICYPEAGHYIEPPYFPLCSAGMHLLVGANITFGGEPKPHSVAQLDAWQQLQTFFHKQLSGKS
- the Acot2 gene encoding acyl-coenzyme A thioesterase 2, mitochondrial isoform X2, translated to MVASSFAVLRASRLCQWGWKSWTQLSGPPPLSTGGRTTFARTNATLSLEPGSRSCWDEPLSITVRGLAPEQPVTLRAALRDEKGALFRAHARYRADAGGELDLARAPALGGSFTGLEPMGLIWAMEPERPLWRLVKRDVQKPYVVELEVLDGHEPDGGQRLAQAVHERHFMAPGVRRVPVRDGRVRATLFLPPEPGPFPGIIDLFGVGGGLLEYRASLLAGKGFAVMALAYYNYDDLPKTMETMRIEYFEEAVNYLRGHPEVL
- the Acot2 gene encoding acyl-coenzyme A thioesterase 2, mitochondrial isoform X1, with product MVASSFAVLRASRLCQWGWKSWTQLSGPPPLSTGGRTTFARTNATLSLEPGSRSCWDEPLSITVRGLAPEQPVTLRAALRDEKGALFRAHARYRADAGGELDLARAPALGGSFTGLEPMGLIWAMEPERPLWRLVKRDVQKPYVVELEVLDGHEPDGGQRLAQAVHERHFMAPGVRRVPVRDGRVRATLFLPPEPGPFPGIIDLFGVGGGLLEYRASLLAGKGFAVMALAYYNYDDLPKTMETMRIEYFEEAVNYLRGHPEVKGPGIGLLGISKGGELGLAMASFLKGITAAVVINGSVAAVGNTVCYKDETIPPVSLLRDKVKMTKDGLLDVVEALQSPLVDKKSFIPVERSDTTFLFLVGQDDHNWKSEFYAREASKRLQAHGKEKPQIICYPEAGHYIEPPYFPLCSAGMHLLVGANITFGGEPKPHSVAQLDAWQQLQTFFHKQLSEMAFG